From one Rhizobium sp. CIAT894 genomic stretch:
- a CDS encoding zinc-binding dehydrogenase, whose product MRALQLIDDRKLEITDLPEPDAPAAGEVTLRVKAVALNHIDVWGWRGMAFAKRKMPLVIGAEASGVVEAIGPGVANVLPGQLVSIYGARTCGLCRPCREGRDNLCEHVSGVHGFHLDGFAQEKVNLPARLLVPAPPGVDAIGAALAPVTFGTVEHMLFDNAKLEPGETILVHAGGSGIGTAAIQLAKKIGCTVITTVGSDDKIEKAKALGADHVINYRTDRFEGVVRKLTKKKGVDVVFEHVGKDTWAGSMLCMKRGGRLVTCGSTSGVSTEMNLMMLFQQQLKLFGSFGCRMENMADAMQKMGRGLVHPVIDTEVGFDDIDRALERMESRQIFGKIILKMD is encoded by the coding sequence ATGCGCGCTTTGCAACTGATCGACGACCGCAAGCTTGAGATCACCGACCTGCCGGAACCGGACGCACCTGCCGCCGGCGAGGTGACGCTGCGCGTCAAGGCGGTGGCGCTCAACCATATCGACGTCTGGGGCTGGCGCGGCATGGCATTCGCCAAGCGCAAGATGCCGCTCGTTATCGGTGCGGAGGCCTCCGGCGTCGTCGAAGCGATCGGGCCGGGCGTTGCCAACGTACTGCCGGGGCAACTGGTCTCGATCTATGGCGCGCGTACCTGCGGCCTCTGCCGCCCATGCCGCGAAGGCCGCGACAATCTCTGCGAACATGTTTCCGGCGTGCACGGCTTCCATCTCGATGGCTTCGCGCAGGAGAAGGTGAACCTGCCGGCGCGTCTGCTGGTTCCCGCACCTCCCGGTGTGGATGCGATCGGCGCCGCACTCGCTCCCGTCACCTTCGGCACGGTCGAGCACATGCTGTTCGACAATGCCAAGCTCGAGCCCGGCGAAACGATCCTCGTCCATGCTGGCGGCTCCGGCATCGGCACGGCGGCGATCCAGCTCGCCAAGAAGATCGGCTGCACGGTCATCACCACGGTCGGTTCCGACGACAAGATCGAAAAGGCCAAGGCGCTCGGCGCCGATCACGTCATCAACTACCGCACCGATCGCTTCGAAGGCGTGGTACGCAAGCTCACCAAGAAGAAGGGCGTCGACGTCGTCTTCGAACATGTCGGCAAGGATACCTGGGCGGGCTCGATGCTCTGCATGAAGCGCGGCGGCCGTCTCGTCACCTGCGGCTCGACCTCCGGCGTTTCCACAGAGATGAACCTGATGATGCTGTTCCAGCAGCAATTGAAGCTCTTCGGCTCCTTCGGCTGCCGCATGGAGAACATGGCGGATGCGATGCAGAAGATGGGCCGCGGGCTCGTCCATCCCGTCATCGATACCGAAGTCGGCTTCGACGATATCGACCGGGCGCTGGAGCGGATGGAATCGCGCCAGATCTTCGGCAAGATCATCCTGAAGATGGATTGA
- a CDS encoding class I SAM-dependent methyltransferase, which translates to MTDAKREHWDEVYRTKAADSVSWYQPTPEPSLKALESLQLPIAVSLIDVGGGASSLVDRLIERGWSDLTVLDIAAPALDVAKARLGDDAIRVAWVVADITIWRPWRRYDVWHDRAVFHFLTEPEQRLAYRHALEAGTAAGSVVIIATFAPDGPERCSGLPVQRYDAAALAAEFSPAFMLERDWREEHTTPGGGRQSFQWCVLHRR; encoded by the coding sequence ATGACGGATGCGAAGCGGGAGCATTGGGACGAGGTCTATCGCACGAAGGCAGCCGACAGCGTCAGCTGGTATCAGCCGACACCGGAACCCTCCCTCAAGGCGCTTGAGTCGCTGCAGCTCCCGATTGCGGTTTCGCTGATCGATGTCGGCGGCGGCGCGTCGAGCCTCGTCGATCGTCTCATCGAACGCGGGTGGTCCGACCTTACCGTTCTCGATATTGCCGCACCGGCACTGGATGTCGCGAAGGCGCGGCTGGGCGACGATGCCATCCGCGTCGCCTGGGTGGTGGCTGATATCACCATATGGAGACCCTGGCGCCGCTACGACGTATGGCATGACCGCGCCGTTTTTCATTTCCTCACCGAGCCGGAGCAGCGGCTTGCCTATCGCCACGCGCTCGAAGCCGGCACGGCGGCGGGCAGCGTCGTGATCATCGCGACCTTCGCGCCGGACGGGCCGGAACGGTGCAGCGGCTTGCCGGTCCAGCGCTACGACGCGGCCGCGCTGGCGGCGGAGTTCTCGCCCGCCTTCATGCTGGAGCGCGACTGGCGCGAAGAGCATACAACGCCCGGCGGCGGCCGGCAGTCTTTCCAGTGGTGTGTTCTTCACAGGCGCTGA
- a CDS encoding beta-ketoacyl-ACP synthase has protein sequence MTASAYRDHLGRPIVAVTGMGIITSLGQGLKDNWAALSSGTSGIHEINRFPTEGLSTRIAGTVDFIGIPVPNAVERSYAFARETTIEALADAGLSGDFNGPLFLAAPPIEPEWSARFELADRSPASDHPGDAYERFLTALRQRPDPAFHEAALFGAISERLADRFGTRGLPVTLSTACASGVTAIQLGIEAIRQGRTTRALTVATDGSLSAEALIRFSLLSALSTQNDPPTKASKPFSKDRDGFVIAEGAATLVLESLESAVARGAKVLGIMKGAGDKADSFHRTRSSPDGGPAIATIRAALADAGIEESGIGYINAHGTSTPENDKMEYGAMSAVFGERLVGIPVSSNKSMIGHTLTAAGAVEAVFSLQTMLTGTLPPTINYTNPDPSIVLDVVPNKKRDAQVSAVLSNSFGFGGQNASLVMALEPA, from the coding sequence ATGACAGCTTCCGCTTACAGGGATCATCTCGGCCGTCCGATCGTTGCCGTCACCGGCATGGGCATCATCACTTCGCTCGGCCAAGGGCTGAAGGACAATTGGGCAGCCCTTTCCTCCGGCACCTCGGGCATCCACGAGATCAACCGCTTCCCGACCGAGGGGCTGTCGACGCGCATTGCCGGCACGGTCGATTTCATCGGCATTCCGGTACCGAACGCCGTCGAGCGCTCCTATGCCTTCGCCCGGGAAACGACGATCGAGGCACTTGCCGATGCCGGTCTTTCCGGCGATTTCAACGGCCCGCTGTTTCTCGCCGCCCCGCCGATCGAGCCGGAATGGAGCGCGCGTTTCGAACTTGCCGACCGTTCGCCGGCCTCCGACCATCCCGGTGATGCCTATGAGCGTTTTCTGACGGCGCTGCGCCAGCGGCCTGACCCTGCCTTCCACGAAGCCGCGCTGTTCGGTGCGATTTCCGAGCGCCTTGCAGACCGGTTCGGCACACGCGGTCTTCCCGTGACATTGTCGACGGCTTGTGCCTCCGGCGTCACCGCGATCCAGCTCGGCATCGAAGCCATCCGCCAAGGCCGCACGACCCGGGCGCTGACGGTTGCGACCGACGGATCGCTGAGCGCCGAAGCGCTGATCCGCTTCTCGCTGCTGTCTGCGCTTTCGACGCAGAACGATCCTCCGACCAAGGCTTCCAAGCCGTTCAGCAAGGATCGCGACGGCTTCGTCATCGCAGAAGGTGCGGCGACCCTGGTGCTGGAATCGCTGGAATCGGCGGTTGCCCGTGGCGCCAAGGTGCTCGGCATCATGAAGGGCGCCGGCGACAAGGCCGACAGCTTCCACCGCACCCGGTCATCGCCGGACGGCGGCCCGGCGATCGCGACGATCCGTGCGGCCCTTGCCGATGCCGGCATCGAAGAGAGCGGAATCGGCTACATCAACGCGCACGGCACCTCGACGCCGGAGAACGACAAGATGGAATATGGCGCGATGTCCGCCGTCTTCGGCGAACGGCTGGTCGGCATCCCGGTTTCGTCGAACAAGTCGATGATCGGCCATACGCTGACGGCGGCGGGCGCCGTCGAGGCGGTGTTTTCGCTGCAGACTATGCTGACGGGCACACTGCCGCCGACGATCAACTATACCAATCCCGATCCATCGATCGTGCTCGATGTCGTGCCGAACAAGAAGCGGGATGCTCAGGTTTCAGCCGTGCTTTCCAACTCGTTCGGCTTCGGCGGGCAGAATGCCAGCCTTGTCATGGCGCTCGAACCGGCTTAG
- a CDS encoding PAS domain-containing protein, whose protein sequence is MLELFRAFSLRCTQIEDAIRLGDDQRVTALDRHVEPLVEAILAHRAVNLLEVYMQLQFVTHLIGQDADDSASVTEHTTVLSFLLDRYFGTHGPDWRVPSPQDVRIAPPAAYVPDTDNGQFLNAVILDSMPDRVAVLTRDYRYLYSNPANSAYLNKKPMELIGRHLSEFIGEKRFAECAKQKLDTCFAGGQIDYTYERSAGSGGSRQVRCRMSPLRDAGGTVIGALIVMGDLDQPPQAG, encoded by the coding sequence TTGCTGGAGCTTTTTCGAGCTTTTTCCTTGCGCTGTACGCAAATCGAGGACGCCATACGCCTGGGCGACGATCAGCGCGTCACGGCCCTCGACCGCCATGTCGAGCCGCTGGTCGAAGCGATCCTCGCTCACCGGGCGGTCAATCTGCTCGAAGTCTACATGCAGCTGCAGTTTGTGACGCATCTCATCGGCCAGGACGCCGACGACAGCGCCAGCGTCACCGAACACACGACGGTACTTTCCTTTCTGCTCGACCGCTATTTCGGGACGCATGGGCCGGACTGGCGCGTGCCTTCGCCGCAGGACGTGCGCATCGCGCCGCCGGCGGCCTACGTACCGGATACCGATAACGGCCAGTTTCTCAATGCGGTGATCCTTGACAGCATGCCGGACCGGGTGGCAGTGCTGACGAGGGATTACCGCTACCTCTATTCCAATCCGGCCAACAGCGCCTATCTCAACAAAAAGCCGATGGAACTGATCGGCCGTCATCTTTCCGAATTCATTGGCGAGAAGCGGTTTGCCGAATGCGCCAAGCAGAAGCTCGACACCTGTTTTGCCGGCGGCCAGATCGACTACACCTATGAGCGCTCAGCCGGCAGCGGCGGATCGCGGCAAGTGCGTTGTCGCATGTCACCGCTGCGCGATGCGGGCGGCACAGTGATCGGCGCGCTGATCGTCATGGGAGATCTCGATCAGCCGCCGCAGGCTGGTTGA
- a CDS encoding N-acetyltransferase produces the protein MHIRYETPADIDAIHELTSIAFTPMAYSSGTEAEIIRKLRVSGDLAISLVAEEDGEILGHVAFSPVAIDGVPGGWFGLGPISVTPARQRQGIGKALIARGLELLKGIDASGCALIGNPDVYRGAGFSSDGQLTYHDLDTRLVQRIVLRGPAPSGTLRFAPAFES, from the coding sequence ATGCATATCCGATACGAAACGCCTGCTGATATCGACGCGATCCATGAGCTGACCTCGATCGCCTTCACGCCGATGGCCTACAGCAGTGGTACGGAAGCGGAGATTATCCGAAAACTTCGCGTGAGCGGCGATCTGGCGATATCGCTCGTTGCCGAAGAAGACGGTGAGATCCTGGGGCATGTCGCCTTTTCACCGGTGGCGATCGATGGCGTGCCTGGTGGCTGGTTCGGGCTGGGGCCGATATCAGTCACGCCGGCAAGACAGCGGCAGGGCATCGGCAAGGCTCTGATCGCAAGGGGCCTCGAATTACTGAAGGGGATCGATGCGAGCGGATGCGCGCTGATCGGCAATCCCGACGTTTATCGCGGCGCGGGCTTCAGCAGCGATGGGCAACTGACCTATCATGATCTCGATACGCGGCTCGTGCAGCGTATCGTTCTTCGCGGACCCGCGCCGAGCGGGACGCTTCGGTTTGCTCCGGCATTTGAAAGCTAG
- the gndA gene encoding NADP-dependent phosphogluconate dehydrogenase codes for MTHRRFVVEKAEIGLIGLAVMGSNLALNIAEKGNKIAVFNRTPEKTDEFYESAGDLKKQIIPCKTIEEFVDAIRPPRPIIIMIKAGDAVDQQMEALRPHLSKGDIMIDAGNANFRDTVARFDRLKNTDLTFIGMGVSGGEEGARHGPSIMVGGTEESWKRVEKVLTSIAARYNDEPCVAWLGNDGAGHFVKTIHNGIEYADMQMIAEIYGILRDGLGKSASDISGIFGEWNKGRLNSYLIEISEKVLAANDPVSGGPMVDMILDKAGQKGTGKWSAIEAQNMGIPATAIEAAVAARSLSSMKSQREAAEKIFGTQAVSFPIAYGPELNKDLELALFAAKIGAYAQGFAVMAEASREFNWSLPMPTIARIWRAGCIIRSQFLDEITSAFTKAPDAANLIVTPAFSDMVKESIPALRRVVAAAISAGLPVPALTSALTYFDAYRQGRGTANLIQAQRDFFGAHGFDRLDGKDFHHGPWGSGAATF; via the coding sequence ATGACACATCGGAGGTTTGTCGTGGAAAAGGCAGAAATCGGACTGATCGGCCTTGCGGTCATGGGCTCCAACCTGGCGCTCAACATCGCGGAGAAAGGCAATAAAATTGCGGTCTTCAACCGCACGCCGGAGAAAACCGACGAATTCTACGAAAGCGCCGGCGATCTGAAGAAGCAGATCATTCCCTGCAAGACCATCGAAGAGTTCGTCGATGCGATCCGGCCGCCGCGCCCGATCATCATCATGATCAAGGCAGGTGACGCCGTCGACCAGCAGATGGAGGCGTTGCGCCCACATCTCTCCAAGGGCGACATCATGATCGATGCCGGCAACGCCAATTTCCGCGACACCGTCGCCCGCTTCGACCGCCTCAAGAACACCGATCTCACCTTCATCGGCATGGGTGTATCGGGCGGCGAGGAAGGTGCGCGCCACGGCCCGTCGATCATGGTCGGCGGCACCGAGGAATCCTGGAAGCGCGTCGAAAAGGTGCTGACCTCGATTGCCGCCCGCTACAATGACGAGCCCTGCGTTGCCTGGCTCGGCAATGACGGCGCCGGCCATTTCGTCAAGACCATCCATAACGGCATCGAATATGCCGACATGCAGATGATCGCCGAAATCTACGGCATCCTGCGCGATGGCCTCGGCAAGAGCGCCTCCGACATCTCCGGCATCTTCGGTGAATGGAACAAGGGCCGGCTGAACTCCTACCTGATCGAGATCTCCGAGAAGGTGCTTGCTGCGAACGATCCCGTTTCCGGCGGCCCGATGGTCGACATGATCCTCGACAAGGCAGGGCAGAAGGGCACCGGCAAATGGTCGGCGATCGAGGCGCAGAATATGGGCATTCCGGCAACGGCGATCGAAGCCGCGGTCGCCGCCCGCAGCCTTTCCTCGATGAAGTCGCAGCGCGAAGCCGCCGAAAAGATCTTCGGCACGCAGGCCGTATCCTTCCCGATCGCTTACGGCCCCGAGCTCAACAAGGATCTGGAACTGGCGCTGTTTGCCGCCAAGATCGGCGCCTATGCACAGGGCTTCGCCGTGATGGCGGAAGCGTCGCGCGAGTTCAACTGGTCGCTGCCTATGCCGACGATCGCCCGTATCTGGCGCGCCGGCTGCATCATCCGCTCGCAGTTCCTCGACGAGATCACATCGGCCTTCACCAAGGCGCCTGACGCAGCCAACCTGATCGTGACGCCGGCCTTCTCGGACATGGTCAAGGAATCGATCCCGGCGCTTCGCCGCGTTGTCGCCGCTGCGATTTCCGCCGGCCTACCGGTGCCGGCGCTGACCTCAGCGCTCACCTATTTCGACGCCTACCGCCAGGGCCGGGGCACCGCCAACCTCATCCAGGCCCAGCGCGACTTCTTCGGCGCCCACGGCTTCGACCGCCTGGATGGCAAGGATTTCCACCACGGCCCCTGGGGCAGCGGTGCAGCGACCTTCTGA
- a CDS encoding helix-turn-helix domain-containing protein, translating to MASGKRNDPAMLAASAGRYREYAPPPALRRHFSRLWSHTLRNGPPAKVAIVPDGYCDLLWIDGRLVIAGPDRTAAFPIIKPGTTVIGARFAPGAAASWLKTPLSALVGLSVPLADIGRKDTAEFEARLGDCPDPSAVVALFGRMLEEAARDEEMPAQDATVIFAAVNNGRPLSRLLDISERQLRRRCHHHFGYGAKTLERIRRFQRFLDLCRRSGTTPLACLALEAGFADQAHMTREVGELSTLTPAAILGQLGMRKTPG from the coding sequence TTGGCATCGGGAAAAAGAAACGATCCGGCCATGCTCGCGGCCAGCGCCGGCCGCTACCGCGAATATGCGCCGCCGCCGGCGTTGCGCCGCCATTTCAGCCGCCTCTGGTCGCATACACTGCGCAACGGGCCGCCGGCAAAGGTCGCGATCGTGCCGGACGGTTATTGCGATCTCCTCTGGATCGATGGCCGGCTGGTCATCGCCGGCCCCGACAGGACGGCCGCCTTTCCTATCATCAAGCCTGGCACCACCGTCATCGGCGCCCGTTTTGCGCCCGGCGCCGCAGCCTCCTGGCTGAAGACGCCGCTCTCGGCGCTAGTCGGCCTCTCGGTGCCGCTGGCCGATATCGGCCGGAAGGACACGGCCGAATTCGAGGCGCGGCTTGGCGATTGCCCCGATCCCTCGGCCGTCGTAGCGCTGTTCGGCCGCATGCTGGAAGAGGCCGCAAGAGATGAAGAGATGCCCGCGCAGGATGCCACCGTCATCTTCGCCGCAGTCAACAACGGACGGCCGCTCTCCCGGCTGCTCGACATAAGCGAAAGGCAGTTGCGCCGCCGCTGCCACCATCACTTCGGCTACGGCGCCAAGACGCTGGAACGGATCCGCCGGTTCCAGCGTTTCCTCGACCTATGCCGCAGGTCGGGCACGACACCGCTTGCCTGCCTTGCGCTTGAAGCGGGCTTTGCCGATCAGGCCCATATGACGCGCGAGGTCGGCGAACTCTCGACGCTGACGCCCGCTGCCATCCTCGGCCAACTCGGCATGCGGAAAACACCCGGCTGA
- a CDS encoding lipid A biosynthesis lauroyl acyltransferase yields the protein MKLFITRIVLALRNFQQWLVAQAMFGFLNILKLFPADGAIRFADRMMRRLGRRTRRHKLMLVNLRNAFPEKSDAEIEEIALGSWGNMGRLAAEYVFLDQLFDFDPDQTQPGRVEVSGIPTFIDLRDNPRPFIVFTGHTANFELLPVAAAAFGMTVTVLFRPPNNPYVAKKVFDFRSARMGKLVPSHAGSSFALARQLEAGQGVGVLVDQKFGKGLKGTFFGRDVKTNPLLPKLVRQFDCEVYPARCIRLPGNRYRLEIEPRLEMPRDAKGNLDLPAAAQLLNDKVESWVREYPEQWLWYHDRWQIKQTLAP from the coding sequence GTGAAGCTCTTCATCACCCGGATCGTTCTGGCGCTCAGGAATTTCCAGCAATGGCTGGTAGCGCAGGCGATGTTCGGCTTCCTGAACATATTGAAGCTGTTTCCGGCCGATGGGGCGATCCGATTCGCCGACCGGATGATGCGTCGTCTCGGCCGGCGGACCCGCCGCCATAAGCTGATGCTCGTCAATCTGCGCAACGCCTTCCCCGAGAAGAGCGACGCCGAGATCGAGGAGATCGCACTCGGCAGCTGGGGAAATATGGGCCGGCTCGCCGCCGAATACGTTTTCCTCGACCAGCTGTTCGATTTCGATCCTGACCAAACCCAGCCGGGCAGGGTGGAGGTGTCGGGTATTCCGACCTTTATCGATCTGCGCGACAATCCGCGCCCTTTCATCGTCTTCACCGGCCACACCGCCAATTTCGAGCTGCTGCCGGTGGCGGCGGCGGCCTTCGGGATGACCGTTACCGTGCTCTTCAGGCCGCCGAACAATCCCTATGTCGCCAAGAAGGTGTTCGATTTCCGCAGCGCGCGCATGGGCAAGCTGGTGCCTTCTCATGCCGGCTCCTCCTTCGCGCTCGCGCGCCAGCTGGAAGCGGGCCAGGGGGTGGGCGTGCTCGTCGATCAGAAGTTCGGCAAGGGCCTGAAGGGCACCTTCTTCGGGCGCGATGTGAAGACCAATCCGCTGCTGCCGAAGCTGGTGCGCCAGTTCGATTGCGAGGTTTATCCCGCCCGCTGCATCCGCCTGCCGGGAAACCGCTACCGGCTGGAAATCGAGCCGCGGCTGGAGATGCCGCGCGACGCCAAAGGCAATCTCGACCTGCCGGCGGCCGCTCAACTGCTCAACGACAAGGTGGAAAGCTGGGTACGGGAATATCCGGAACAGTGGCTGTGGTATCACGACCGCTGGCAAATCAAGCAGACGCTGGCGCCTTAG
- a CDS encoding D-alanine--D-alanine ligase family protein produces MTPSPNRLRIAVLFGGRSAEHEVSILSATNVMAALEPEKYDALPVFVTREGQWLLSSFENGRLATPSSGTEICLVPGGHGRMLAMSAQGAPHELPGIDILFPVLHGPHGEDGSVQGAAEVARVPLAGCGILGSAAALDKDIAKRLLRAAGLPVARAVTIHAGAAPSLSVLEGELGLPLFIKPARQGSSVGVAKVHASQEFAAALEQAFRHDRTLLAEEFVAGREIEFSVLEDTDGKLFVSRPGEIVPAESHGFYNYNAKYIDENGAALKVPADLPSEIEAAMRDMAAKAFRAVGCDGMARVDFFLTSDMRFVINELNTIPGFTDISMYSKAMAASGVSYAEIIDRLVAHGMARARRVD; encoded by the coding sequence CCAACGTCATGGCCGCGCTGGAACCGGAGAAATATGACGCCCTTCCGGTCTTCGTTACCCGCGAGGGACAATGGCTGCTGAGCAGCTTCGAGAACGGCCGGCTGGCGACACCCTCGTCAGGCACGGAAATCTGCCTCGTGCCGGGCGGCCACGGGCGCATGCTGGCCATGTCAGCCCAGGGCGCGCCGCATGAATTACCGGGGATCGACATCCTGTTTCCCGTGCTGCACGGCCCGCATGGCGAGGATGGATCGGTGCAGGGCGCAGCTGAAGTGGCCCGCGTACCGCTCGCCGGCTGCGGCATCCTCGGTTCAGCCGCGGCCCTCGACAAGGATATCGCCAAGCGCCTGCTGCGGGCGGCAGGCCTGCCGGTGGCGCGCGCCGTGACAATCCATGCGGGTGCCGCCCCTTCGCTTTCTGTGCTCGAAGGCGAACTCGGCCTGCCGCTCTTCATCAAGCCGGCACGACAGGGATCGTCGGTCGGCGTCGCCAAGGTCCATGCCAGCCAGGAATTCGCCGCAGCGCTCGAGCAGGCCTTCCGCCATGACCGCACCCTGCTTGCCGAGGAATTCGTCGCCGGCCGCGAGATCGAATTCAGCGTGCTGGAGGATACCGACGGCAAGCTCTTCGTCTCGCGTCCGGGCGAGATCGTGCCGGCGGAAAGCCATGGCTTCTACAATTACAACGCCAAATATATCGACGAGAACGGCGCCGCGCTGAAAGTACCGGCCGACCTGCCGTCAGAGATCGAGGCCGCCATGCGCGACATGGCCGCAAAGGCTTTCCGGGCCGTCGGCTGCGACGGCATGGCACGTGTCGATTTCTTCCTGACATCGGACATGCGCTTCGTCATCAACGAGCTCAACACCATCCCCGGCTTCACCGATATCAGCATGTACTCCAAGGCAATGGCGGCAAGCGGCGTCAGCTATGCCGAGATCATCGACCGGCTGGTGGCACACGGCATGGCGCGCGCCCGCAGGGTAGACTAG
- a CDS encoding VOC family protein: MAEKSENHDRRIDYVEFNVADIAAAKAFYGSAFGWRFTDYGPNYCEFDDGRLKGGFTDFGPVRPGGPLVVVYARDLEEVLTSVERAGGTIVRPITDFPGGRRFHFLDRDGYELAVWASA; encoded by the coding sequence ATGGCTGAGAAGTCAGAAAACCACGACCGCCGCATCGACTATGTCGAATTCAACGTCGCCGACATCGCCGCCGCCAAAGCCTTCTACGGCTCCGCCTTCGGCTGGCGTTTCACCGATTACGGCCCGAACTACTGTGAATTCGACGACGGCCGGCTGAAGGGCGGTTTCACCGATTTCGGTCCCGTGCGGCCGGGCGGCCCGCTGGTTGTCGTCTACGCCAGGGATCTGGAAGAGGTGCTGACCTCGGTCGAGAGAGCCGGCGGCACGATCGTCCGGCCGATCACCGATTTTCCCGGCGGCCGCCGCTTCCACTTCCTCGATCGCGACGGTTACGAGCTGGCCGTCTGGGCGAGCGCCTGA
- a CDS encoding polyketide cyclase has translation MSTMPAKIVHLSIERDWRDVYDFAGKPENMPLWASGLATGLDPDGADWIAHGALGTVKVSFVPTNEFGVIDHTVTIESGLRVYNALRIVPNGDGCEVMFTLLRLPGMTDAQFSADAAHVEKDLAMLKALMER, from the coding sequence ATGTCGACAATGCCTGCGAAAATTGTCCACCTGTCCATCGAGCGCGATTGGCGCGACGTCTACGACTTTGCCGGCAAGCCGGAAAACATGCCGCTCTGGGCCTCCGGCCTTGCGACGGGGCTCGATCCCGATGGCGCCGATTGGATCGCCCACGGTGCGCTCGGCACCGTCAAGGTGAGCTTCGTGCCGACCAATGAATTCGGCGTGATCGATCATACTGTGACGATCGAATCCGGCCTCAGGGTTTATAATGCACTGCGCATCGTGCCGAACGGCGACGGCTGCGAGGTCATGTTCACGCTGTTGCGTCTGCCCGGCATGACCGACGCGCAGTTTTCCGCCGATGCCGCTCATGTCGAGAAAGATCTCGCCATGCTGAAAGCCCTGATGGAGAGATAG
- a CDS encoding AAA family ATPase, producing the protein MSRSVLISGCSGGGKSTLLAELGRRGHRIVDEPGRRIVKQELEGDGVALPWVDMAAFARRAIEMTIADHAAVARQPGWTFFDRGLIDAAAALQHLTGEPILERLSAAYPYDRRVFLTPPWPEIYVSDPERRHGFDEAIAEYDRLAAIYPTLGYEVVILPKMPVVDRADFVLDRLSQGAN; encoded by the coding sequence ATGAGCAGGTCGGTTCTGATTTCCGGATGTTCCGGCGGCGGAAAATCGACGCTGCTTGCGGAACTTGGCCGTCGCGGTCATAGGATCGTCGACGAACCCGGCCGGCGGATCGTCAAGCAGGAGCTCGAAGGCGATGGTGTTGCCTTGCCTTGGGTCGACATGGCGGCCTTCGCCCGCCGTGCGATCGAAATGACGATTGCCGACCACGCGGCCGTCGCACGGCAGCCGGGCTGGACGTTCTTCGATCGTGGGTTGATCGACGCAGCGGCAGCGCTTCAGCACCTGACCGGAGAACCGATCCTGGAAAGGTTGAGCGCCGCCTACCCTTACGACAGACGCGTTTTTCTCACGCCGCCATGGCCTGAGATCTACGTGAGCGACCCTGAGCGGCGCCATGGCTTCGACGAGGCCATCGCCGAATATGATCGGCTGGCCGCGATCTATCCGACGCTCGGCTACGAGGTCGTCATACTGCCGAAGATGCCGGTCGTCGACCGGGCCGATTTCGTGCTCGACCGCCTGTCTCAGGGAGCGAATTAG
- a CDS encoding GNAT family N-acetyltransferase — translation MSETGAITIQTERLVLRMPDIDDFAAYAGIMASPRSIGMGGPFDLRAAWGMFCHDIALWRLFGHGALMIDLAETGECVGQVGINHGPLFPDKELGWFVYEGHEGRGYATEAAFALRGWAFETLKLPSLVSYIAPGNAASVAVAERLGAHLDPVAPRTDPADLVYRHLAS, via the coding sequence ATGTCCGAAACGGGCGCGATTACCATCCAGACCGAGCGCCTTGTGCTCCGCATGCCTGATATCGATGATTTTGCCGCCTATGCCGGGATCATGGCTTCGCCGCGCTCGATTGGAATGGGCGGCCCGTTCGATCTGCGGGCAGCGTGGGGGATGTTCTGCCACGATATCGCGTTGTGGCGGCTTTTCGGGCATGGGGCGCTGATGATCGATCTTGCCGAAACGGGCGAGTGTGTCGGCCAGGTGGGGATCAATCATGGGCCGCTCTTTCCGGACAAGGAGCTTGGATGGTTCGTCTACGAAGGGCATGAGGGCAGGGGCTATGCGACGGAGGCGGCCTTTGCGTTGCGCGGCTGGGCTTTCGAGACACTCAAGCTGCCGTCGCTCGTCAGCTACATCGCTCCCGGCAATGCCGCGTCCGTGGCCGTTGCCGAGCGGTTGGGCGCGCATCTTGATCCCGTAGCGCCCCGAACCGATCCTGCCGATCTCGTCTATCGTCACCTCGCTTCCTGA